One genomic region from Leifsonia sp. Root1293 encodes:
- a CDS encoding type II 3-dehydroquinate dehydratase: MTAILVLNGPNLGRLGSREPEVYGSADLDDLRSALTDQVTDAAGDATLDLRQTDDEAELVRWLHDAVDAGSPVVLNPAAFTHYSYALRDAAALVTSAGLPLIEVHITNPHTREVFRHTSVISGVASGVIAGFGFDSYRLAVDQILRSRA, from the coding sequence ATGACCGCCATCCTCGTGCTCAACGGCCCCAACCTCGGTCGACTCGGTTCCCGGGAGCCCGAGGTCTACGGCTCGGCCGACCTCGACGACCTGCGCAGCGCACTCACGGATCAGGTGACGGATGCCGCAGGCGATGCGACGCTCGACCTGCGTCAGACCGATGACGAGGCCGAGCTGGTGCGCTGGCTGCACGACGCGGTCGACGCAGGCTCTCCGGTGGTGCTGAATCCGGCGGCGTTCACCCACTACAGCTACGCCCTGCGCGACGCGGCAGCACTCGTCACGAGCGCCGGGCTTCCGCTCATCGAGGTGCACATCACCAATCCGCACACGCGGGAGGTCTTCCGGCACACCAGCGTGATCAGCGGCGTCGCATCGGGCGTCATCGCGGGGTTCGGCTTCGACTCGTACAGGCTGGCCGTCGACCAGATTCTCCGATCGCGGGCCTGA
- the nusB gene encoding transcription antitermination factor NusB, translating to MSARTKARKRALDILYSADMRQISVPQALAVEAERAASEPAREASWLYAREIVDGVVDNQAEIDELIETYAQGWTLKRMPAIDRALIRIGIWEIVFNDEVPDGVAISEAVEAATVLSTDDSAGFVNGLLAKISQVKS from the coding sequence GTGAGCGCGCGCACCAAGGCGCGCAAGCGCGCTCTCGACATCCTGTACTCGGCGGACATGCGCCAGATCAGCGTTCCCCAGGCCCTCGCGGTCGAGGCGGAGCGCGCGGCCAGTGAGCCCGCGCGCGAGGCGAGCTGGCTCTACGCGCGTGAGATCGTCGACGGCGTCGTCGACAACCAGGCCGAGATCGATGAGCTCATCGAGACCTACGCCCAGGGCTGGACCCTGAAGCGGATGCCGGCCATCGACCGCGCGCTCATCCGCATCGGCATCTGGGAGATCGTCTTCAACGACGAGGTTCCCGACGGCGTCGCGATCTCCGAGGCGGTCGAGGCCGCAACGGTGCTCTCCACGGACGACTCCGCCGGCTTCGTGAACGGCCTGCTGGCGAAGATCTCCCAGGTCAAGTCGTAG
- a CDS encoding aspartate carbamoyltransferase catalytic subunit, protein MRHLLSTRDLSRDEAVELLDIAEDMADVQLREVKKLPTLRGRTVVNLFFEDSTRTKVSFEAAAKRLSADVISFSAKGSSVSKGESLKDTAQTLAAIGADAVVIRHGSSGAPLVLAQSGWIDAGVLNAGDGTHEHPTQALLDAFTLRRRIHGAASRGRGLDGVRVTIVGDILHSRVARSNVWLLSTLGAEVTLIAPPTLLPVDLGNWPVTVGYDLDDAIDARPDAIMMLRIQLERMQAAFFPNSREYSRAWGLDDERFARLGTASIVMHPGPMNRGLEISSRAADSPQSSVLEQVANGVSVRMAALYLLLSGEKGE, encoded by the coding sequence ATGAGGCACCTGCTCTCCACCCGAGACCTCAGCCGCGACGAGGCCGTCGAGCTGCTCGACATCGCCGAGGACATGGCCGACGTGCAGCTGCGCGAGGTCAAGAAGCTCCCGACGCTGCGCGGCCGCACCGTGGTCAACCTGTTCTTCGAGGACTCGACCCGCACCAAGGTGTCCTTCGAGGCCGCGGCCAAGCGCCTGAGCGCCGACGTCATCTCCTTCAGCGCGAAGGGCTCGAGCGTCTCCAAGGGCGAGAGCCTGAAGGACACGGCGCAGACCCTGGCCGCGATCGGCGCCGATGCCGTCGTCATCAGGCACGGCTCATCAGGTGCGCCCCTGGTGCTCGCGCAGAGCGGCTGGATCGACGCCGGTGTGCTGAACGCCGGCGATGGAACGCACGAGCACCCGACGCAGGCGCTGCTCGACGCGTTCACCCTGCGCCGCCGCATCCACGGTGCCGCATCACGCGGCCGCGGCCTCGACGGAGTCAGGGTGACCATCGTGGGCGACATCCTGCACTCCCGGGTCGCGCGGTCCAACGTCTGGCTGCTCTCGACCCTCGGCGCCGAGGTGACGCTGATCGCGCCGCCGACCCTGCTGCCCGTCGACCTCGGCAACTGGCCTGTCACCGTCGGGTACGACCTCGACGACGCGATCGACGCCCGGCCGGACGCCATCATGATGCTGCGTATCCAGCTCGAACGCATGCAGGCGGCGTTCTTCCCCAACAGCCGGGAGTATTCCCGGGCGTGGGGCCTCGACGACGAGCGATTCGCCCGGCTCGGGACGGCTAGCATTGTGATGCACCCTGGCCCGATGAATCGCGGCCTCGAGATCTCCTCCCGAGCAGCAGACTCCCCGCAGTCGAGCGTGCTCGAGCAGGTTGCGAATGGAGTTTCGGTGAGAATGGCCGCCCTGTATCTACTGCTCTCAGGCGAGAAGGGGGAGTAG
- the pyrR gene encoding bifunctional pyr operon transcriptional regulator/uracil phosphoribosyltransferase PyrR produces MMARTVLNHSDISRALTRISHEILESNRGAQDLVILGIPTRGTVLAARIAEIIQRIEPDAPTQLAGSLDVTMYRDDLSRTRTRTPSPTDVPMSIDGRTVVLVDDVLFSGRTIRAAFDALNDLGRARAVRLAVLVDRGHRDFPIRADFVGKNLPSATSERINVHLGEIDGAEFVSIEGGEE; encoded by the coding sequence CTGATGGCGCGCACAGTGCTGAATCACTCTGACATTTCGCGGGCGCTCACCCGCATCTCGCACGAGATCCTCGAATCCAATCGTGGAGCGCAGGATCTCGTCATCCTCGGCATTCCCACGCGTGGCACTGTTCTGGCCGCCCGCATCGCCGAGATCATCCAGCGCATCGAACCGGATGCCCCGACGCAGCTCGCCGGGTCACTCGACGTCACGATGTACCGCGACGACCTCTCCCGCACACGGACGCGCACCCCGTCGCCGACGGACGTGCCCATGAGCATCGACGGCAGGACCGTGGTGCTCGTCGACGACGTGCTGTTCTCCGGGCGCACCATCCGCGCCGCATTCGACGCGCTCAACGATCTGGGCCGGGCCAGGGCGGTTCGGCTGGCCGTTCTCGTCGACCGCGGCCACCGCGACTTCCCGATCCGGGCGGACTTCGTCGGCAAGAACCTGCCGAGCGCCACGTCCGAACGCATCAATGTGCACCTGGGCGAGATCGACGGCGCCGAGTTCGTCTCGATCGAGGGAGGCGAGGAATGA
- a CDS encoding dihydroorotase: protein MAESYLIRGASLADGTRSDILLDGGIIAEVGTGISAAGASVIDADGLIALPGLVDLHTHLREPGYEQSETILTGTRAAAAGGFTAVFAMANTAPVADTAGVVEQELALGEAAGYARVQPIGAVTTGLQGERLAELGAMARSRAAVKVFSDDGFCVSDALLMRRALEYVKAFDGVIAQHAQEPRLTQGAQMNEGALSGELGLAGWPAVAEEAIIARDVLLAEHVGSRLHICHVSTAGSVDVIRWAKARGIQVTAEVTPHHLLLTEDLIAGRGDGGLQGAGYGDGGQQGAGYDARFKVNPPLRRREDVEAVRAALADGTIDIVATDHAPHPSESKECEWDAAANGMVGLESALSVVHASVVENGMLDWADVARVLSQTPAQIGRIRGQGESIAVGAAPEIVLYDPSASRSWSTADLAGRSVNSPYLGRTLPGRVVATFHNGYATVLDGAVLETDRIAAAAREARA from the coding sequence ATGGCCGAGTCCTATCTCATCCGTGGTGCGTCGCTGGCCGACGGCACCAGGTCCGACATCCTCCTCGACGGGGGCATCATCGCCGAGGTCGGCACGGGCATCAGCGCGGCGGGAGCGAGTGTCATCGACGCCGACGGGCTCATCGCCCTCCCCGGCCTCGTCGACCTGCACACGCACCTCCGCGAGCCCGGCTACGAGCAGAGCGAGACCATCCTCACCGGTACCCGTGCAGCGGCCGCCGGCGGCTTCACCGCCGTCTTCGCGATGGCCAACACGGCGCCCGTCGCCGACACTGCTGGCGTCGTCGAGCAGGAGCTCGCCCTCGGAGAGGCCGCCGGCTACGCGAGGGTGCAGCCCATCGGTGCCGTGACGACGGGCCTGCAGGGGGAGCGCCTGGCGGAGCTCGGTGCCATGGCCCGGTCACGGGCCGCGGTGAAGGTCTTCTCCGACGACGGCTTCTGCGTCTCGGATGCCCTCCTCATGCGTCGCGCCCTCGAGTACGTGAAGGCGTTCGACGGCGTCATAGCGCAGCACGCCCAGGAGCCCAGGCTCACGCAGGGCGCCCAGATGAACGAGGGCGCGCTCTCCGGCGAACTCGGACTGGCCGGCTGGCCCGCCGTCGCCGAGGAGGCGATCATCGCCCGTGATGTGCTGCTCGCCGAGCACGTCGGATCGCGCCTGCACATCTGCCACGTCTCGACGGCGGGCTCTGTCGACGTCATCCGGTGGGCCAAGGCCCGCGGCATCCAGGTCACCGCGGAGGTCACCCCGCACCACCTGCTGCTGACCGAGGACCTGATCGCCGGGCGGGGCGACGGCGGCCTGCAGGGTGCCGGCTACGGCGACGGAGGCCAACAGGGTGCCGGCTACGACGCGCGATTCAAGGTGAACCCGCCCCTGCGTCGCCGGGAAGACGTCGAGGCCGTGCGTGCTGCACTGGCCGACGGCACCATCGACATCGTCGCCACCGATCACGCGCCGCATCCGTCGGAGTCGAAAGAATGCGAGTGGGATGCCGCAGCCAACGGCATGGTCGGCCTCGAGTCGGCGCTCTCGGTCGTGCACGCCTCCGTCGTCGAGAACGGCATGCTCGACTGGGCCGACGTCGCCCGGGTGCTCTCGCAGACCCCGGCGCAGATCGGACGCATCCGCGGTCAGGGTGAGTCGATCGCGGTCGGTGCCGCACCCGAGATCGTGCTCTACGACCCGAGCGCCAGCCGCTCGTGGAGCACGGCGGATCTCGCCGGTCGCAGTGTGAACTCCCCGTACCTCGGCCGCACGCTGCCCGGCCGGGTCGTCGCGACCTTCCACAACGGCTACGCCACGGTTCTCGACGGTGCGGTGCTGGAGACCGACAGGATCGCAGCGGCCGCACGGGAGGCGCGCGCATGA
- the efp gene encoding elongation factor P, with product MASTADIKNGVVLSIDGQLWSVIEFQHVKPGKGGAFVRTKLKNVVTGKVVDRTYNAGAKIEIENVDRRDFTYLYADGDGFVFMDTADYDQITVTDTVVGDAKNFMLENQAVTVALNNGNPLYVELPASVVLEITYTEPGLQGDRSTGGTKPATVETGYEIQVPLFLETGTKVKVDTRTGDYLGRVND from the coding sequence ATGGCATCTACCGCTGACATCAAGAACGGCGTCGTCCTCTCGATCGACGGGCAGCTCTGGAGCGTGATCGAGTTCCAGCACGTGAAGCCAGGCAAGGGCGGTGCGTTCGTGCGCACCAAGCTGAAGAACGTCGTCACCGGCAAGGTCGTCGACCGCACCTACAACGCCGGTGCGAAGATCGAGATCGAGAACGTCGACCGCCGCGACTTCACCTACCTGTACGCGGACGGCGACGGCTTCGTCTTCATGGACACCGCCGACTACGACCAGATCACCGTCACCGACACCGTCGTCGGCGATGCGAAGAACTTCATGCTCGAGAACCAGGCCGTTACGGTCGCGCTGAACAACGGCAACCCGCTCTACGTCGAGCTCCCGGCATCCGTCGTCCTCGAGATCACCTACACGGAGCCCGGCCTGCAGGGCGACCGCTCGACCGGTGGCACGAAGCCCGCGACAGTCGAGACCGGCTACGAGATCCAGGTGCCGCTGTTCCTCGAGACCGGCACCAAGGTCAAGGTCGACACCCGCACGGGCGACTACCTCGGTCGCGTCAACGACTAG
- a CDS encoding glycosyltransferase encodes MADVMIAVMPFVGHVAPLAAVVSAFLADGHTVRVYTGSAHAPVFARLGADIVPWSAAPDFDEHDLARTFPELRGRKGARQLLANVEHIFIRTAAAQSDDLVAAWHDRHWDVIVADNLSLGAGLTSERTASAWATVAIVPLAIPSRELPPPSLGIPPARGPAGRLRDAALRRLLPLATGGMRSAYRRQRELCGLPEAERGFDDAWYSPELVCASGVPELEYPRDDLPEQVVFVGALATPPRAAGTLPAWWSDVIEPAASVVHVTQGTLNVDPHDLIEPAMSALGRQDVTVVVTTGLEDAPELPFPVPPNARVAGFLPYDRLLPHVDVMITNGGWGGVLAGLAHGIPLVIAGGDLDKPEIAARVAWAGAGVNLRTGTPSARTVLEGWRRVATTGSYRENARRIAASLAGHDGPAEVVAHTLELLATRSRTGRNDEKP; translated from the coding sequence ATGGCCGATGTGATGATCGCCGTGATGCCCTTCGTCGGGCATGTCGCTCCTCTCGCCGCCGTCGTGTCCGCATTCCTCGCCGACGGCCACACCGTGCGCGTCTACACGGGCTCCGCCCATGCCCCGGTCTTCGCCCGGCTCGGAGCCGACATCGTTCCCTGGAGTGCCGCCCCCGACTTCGATGAGCACGATCTCGCCAGGACGTTCCCCGAGCTGCGCGGCCGCAAGGGCGCGCGCCAACTGCTCGCGAACGTGGAGCACATCTTCATTCGCACGGCGGCGGCCCAGAGCGACGATCTCGTCGCTGCCTGGCACGACCGTCACTGGGACGTGATCGTCGCAGACAACCTCAGCCTCGGCGCCGGGCTGACCTCGGAGCGCACGGCATCGGCGTGGGCGACCGTTGCCATAGTGCCGCTCGCCATCCCCAGTCGGGAACTGCCGCCTCCGTCGCTGGGCATCCCGCCGGCGCGTGGACCGGCCGGTCGACTGCGGGATGCCGCCCTCCGCCGCCTGCTGCCTCTCGCTACCGGCGGCATGCGCTCGGCCTACCGCCGGCAGCGGGAGCTCTGCGGCCTGCCCGAGGCCGAGCGCGGTTTCGACGACGCCTGGTACTCGCCCGAGCTGGTCTGCGCCAGCGGAGTGCCGGAGCTCGAGTATCCGCGCGACGACCTGCCGGAGCAGGTGGTCTTCGTCGGAGCGCTCGCGACCCCGCCACGGGCGGCCGGGACGCTGCCTGCGTGGTGGTCGGATGTCATCGAGCCTGCTGCATCCGTGGTGCACGTGACGCAGGGGACCCTGAATGTCGATCCGCACGACCTCATCGAACCCGCCATGAGCGCCCTCGGGCGACAGGATGTGACGGTGGTCGTGACGACCGGACTGGAGGATGCGCCCGAGCTGCCGTTCCCGGTCCCGCCCAACGCGCGGGTGGCCGGGTTCCTCCCCTACGACCGGTTGCTCCCCCACGTCGACGTGATGATCACGAATGGCGGATGGGGTGGCGTTCTGGCCGGCCTCGCCCACGGCATCCCCCTCGTGATCGCCGGTGGCGACCTCGACAAGCCGGAGATCGCGGCTCGCGTGGCCTGGGCGGGGGCCGGGGTGAATCTCCGTACGGGGACGCCGTCTGCACGCACGGTGCTCGAGGGCTGGCGGCGCGTCGCGACGACCGGGTCGTACCGGGAGAACGCTCGACGCATCGCGGCGAGCCTCGCCGGCCATGACGGGCCGGCCGAGGTGGTCGCCCACACTCTCGAGCTGCTGGCGACGCGCTCCAGAACAGGCCGGAACGACGAGAAGCCGTGA